The Gracilinanus agilis isolate LMUSP501 unplaced genomic scaffold, AgileGrace unplaced_scaffold40631, whole genome shotgun sequence genome window below encodes:
- the LOC123255176 gene encoding sodium channel protein type 5 subunit alpha-like, whose product QQRHEEDTYSEGSTADMTNTADLLDKIADLGEDVKDPEDCFTEGCVRRCPCCTVDTSRVPGKVWWRLRKTCYRIVEHSWFETFIIFMILLSSGAL is encoded by the exons CAGCAGAGACACGAGGAGGACACCTACTCGGAGGGCAGCACGGCGGACATGACCAACACGGCCGACCTCCTGGACAAGATCGCCGACCTCGGGGAGGACGTCAAGGACCCCGAGGACTGCTTCACGGAGG GCTGTGTCCGGCGCTGCCCCTGCTGCACGGTGGACACGTCGCGGGTGCCGGGCAAGGTGTGGTGGCGGCTCCGTAAGACGTGCTACCGCATCGTGGAGCACAGCTGGTTCGAGACGTTCATCATCTTCATGATCCTGCTGAGCAGCGGCGCCCTG